A DNA window from Leptospira selangorensis contains the following coding sequences:
- a CDS encoding bifunctional helix-turn-helix domain-containing protein/methylated-DNA--[protein]-cysteine S-methyltransferase, translating to MKGQQNTDFERIADAIFYLRKNFKTQPNLEDVAGKLKLSPHHFQRMFTDWAGVSPKKFLQYTTLEYAKGLLKENGSSLLDTALDSGLSGTGRLHDLFVNIEGMTPGEYKNGGKDLSINYSYAESPFGRLLVASTPKGICYISFSENEKKVFQELKSIFPNATYNQTVDMIQQNALFIFTHDWSQLGKIKLHLKGTDFQLKVWETLLKVPMGKLSTYGQIGEQMGNPKATRAIGTAIGNNPVAFLIPCHRIIRSSGEFGEYHWGDSRKVAMIGWEAAKTDLVNRNDL from the coding sequence ATGAAAGGACAACAAAACACAGATTTCGAAAGGATTGCAGACGCGATCTTCTATCTTCGTAAAAATTTCAAAACACAACCAAACTTGGAAGATGTAGCCGGCAAACTCAAACTTAGCCCTCATCATTTCCAGAGAATGTTTACGGACTGGGCAGGAGTAAGTCCAAAGAAGTTCTTACAATACACCACCTTGGAATATGCAAAAGGTTTATTAAAAGAAAATGGCTCCTCCTTGCTTGATACAGCTCTGGATTCGGGACTTTCCGGGACAGGTAGATTGCATGATCTATTTGTGAATATAGAAGGAATGACTCCGGGTGAGTACAAGAACGGAGGAAAGGATCTTTCGATTAATTATAGTTATGCCGAGAGCCCTTTTGGAAGATTACTTGTGGCTTCTACACCAAAAGGAATTTGTTATATTTCATTTTCCGAAAATGAGAAGAAGGTATTCCAAGAATTAAAATCCATCTTTCCGAACGCAACATATAATCAGACCGTAGATATGATCCAACAGAATGCATTGTTCATATTCACTCATGATTGGAGCCAGCTGGGTAAGATAAAGTTGCATCTTAAGGGAACCGACTTCCAACTCAAAGTATGGGAAACTCTTTTAAAAGTCCCGATGGGGAAACTTTCCACCTACGGGCAGATAGGAGAACAAATGGGAAATCCTAAGGCAACTAGAGCCATAGGAACTGCGATTGGTAATAATCCTGTAGCATTTCTAATCCCTTGTCATAGAATCATCCGTTCTTCCGGAGAGTTTGGAGAATACCATTGGGGAGATTCTCGTAAAGTTGCGATGATCGGCTGGGAAGCTGCCAAGACGGATCTGGTAAACAGGAATGATCTGTGA
- a CDS encoding S8 family serine peptidase — translation MKKLIQFFKKNMKIQILIFILTLLFVGGLTAKGSDQNFLQKIKRQFESLAQTDSSSEGLKKRRFAKNQKFVQGEILVKFKGNTGESVKTFAANKLGGSLLESVHSNGLSRISVREGSSIEEAIQEYNNQPGVEFAQPNYVYHKTVKTPNDPGFNQLWGLKNSGQTIFSPSYSTSNPGTSGNDMNMQNAWDLQTDCTTTVVAVIDSGVNYNHEDLSSNMWSSASCVSDTGVSLGACSNGYDYADIDSDPMDLDGHGTHVAGTIAAKGDNNLGSSGVCWNAKIMAVRVLDEFGSGTTADIVKGINFALRNGAKVINLSLGGNTYDSSFANAITSAASGSPYEALFIVAAGNDGADLQGSSTSLYQQSYPCEFTHTNLLCVGALDQAYLVANFSNYDSNATSTNRSVDVGAPGTNIRSSWTGLEGYELTDFSTWTIYLSSGTSWAANNCTIGGSSYSMLLLPNDCATVMAGTSTSGYAANTTSYAYKTFSLASGTDLTKVSALIYLDTESYDKVYTSYRGDNLVPHPSQSPYGLGVYSGEMNGALGSVEYSLPLCTGSATACTFAFYFYSDSTISKAGVGVVLFELTTLDKDNLTQYKVIDGTSMATPHVAGVAALVRSYNPTLNSQDVIEAIGNGGKTTSSISAKTKYGTSVDAYGALKYLQAPTGITGAIQ, via the coding sequence ATGAAAAAATTAATCCAATTCTTCAAAAAAAATATGAAGATCCAAATCTTAATATTTATACTTACACTCTTATTCGTAGGAGGTCTAACTGCAAAAGGTTCAGACCAAAACTTCCTACAAAAGATCAAAAGGCAGTTCGAATCCTTAGCCCAAACTGATTCAAGCTCAGAAGGTCTCAAAAAACGCAGATTCGCAAAGAATCAAAAATTCGTGCAAGGAGAGATCCTAGTAAAATTCAAAGGAAATACCGGAGAATCCGTCAAAACCTTTGCAGCAAATAAGCTAGGAGGTTCCCTTCTAGAATCCGTTCATTCAAACGGACTTAGTAGAATTTCCGTAAGAGAAGGTTCTTCCATAGAAGAAGCTATCCAAGAATATAATAACCAACCTGGAGTGGAATTTGCTCAGCCTAATTATGTGTATCATAAAACTGTGAAAACACCGAATGATCCAGGGTTCAATCAACTTTGGGGTCTGAAAAATTCCGGACAGACAATTTTTTCTCCTTCTTATTCCACTTCTAACCCTGGGACAAGTGGCAACGACATGAATATGCAAAACGCATGGGATCTACAAACGGATTGTACTACCACAGTAGTTGCCGTTATTGATTCCGGGGTGAACTACAATCATGAGGATCTTTCTTCAAATATGTGGTCTAGCGCAAGTTGTGTGAGTGATACTGGAGTTTCCCTCGGAGCATGTTCGAATGGTTATGATTATGCAGATATAGATTCAGATCCTATGGACTTGGACGGGCATGGAACTCATGTGGCAGGAACAATCGCTGCGAAAGGAGATAATAATCTTGGATCCTCAGGAGTCTGTTGGAACGCCAAAATAATGGCGGTTAGAGTTTTAGATGAATTCGGTTCCGGAACCACAGCTGACATCGTAAAAGGGATCAATTTTGCATTACGTAACGGAGCTAAGGTAATTAACTTGAGTCTCGGCGGAAATACTTACGATAGTTCATTTGCAAATGCAATTACCTCCGCCGCCTCAGGAAGCCCTTATGAGGCTTTATTTATAGTAGCTGCAGGTAATGATGGCGCAGATTTGCAAGGCTCGAGTACTTCTCTTTATCAACAATCCTACCCATGTGAATTCACTCACACGAATCTTTTATGCGTAGGAGCATTGGACCAAGCGTATCTAGTCGCTAACTTTTCTAATTATGATTCAAATGCAACCTCCACAAATCGTTCCGTAGATGTGGGAGCTCCCGGAACAAATATCAGAAGTTCTTGGACAGGATTAGAAGGATATGAATTAACCGATTTTTCCACATGGACAATTTATTTAAGCTCTGGCACAAGCTGGGCGGCAAATAATTGTACAATAGGCGGTAGTAGCTACAGTATGTTACTTCTCCCTAACGATTGTGCAACTGTGATGGCAGGAACATCTACGAGTGGTTATGCTGCAAATACTACTAGTTATGCCTATAAAACGTTTTCACTTGCAAGCGGAACCGATCTCACAAAAGTTAGCGCGTTAATTTATCTGGACACCGAATCATACGATAAAGTTTATACTTCCTATCGTGGGGATAATTTAGTACCCCATCCTAGCCAATCCCCTTATGGATTAGGAGTATATTCTGGAGAAATGAACGGTGCTTTAGGGTCCGTAGAATATTCTTTACCACTTTGCACAGGTTCAGCCACAGCTTGTACGTTTGCCTTTTATTTTTATTCGGACTCGACTATATCTAAGGCTGGGGTTGGAGTTGTTTTATTCGAGTTGACCACTTTGGATAAAGACAATCTCACCCAATATAAAGTGATAGATGGTACATCAATGGCGACGCCTCATGTGGCTGGAGTGGCAGCGCTTGTCCGTTCCTATAATCCAACTCTAAATTCTCAAGATGTAATAGAGGCGATTGGAAATGGAGGTAAAACAACTTCTTCCATTAGTGCCAAGACCAAATATGGAACTTCAGTAGATGCTTATGGTGCTTTAAAATATCTACAAGCACCTACCGGTATAACAGGCGCCATTCAATAA
- a CDS encoding choice-of-anchor D domain-containing protein gives MTIKLPNLQNIRFCFLFVLFLLTLVTCDGGGGGGLKFFLGGGSTPPTVTNSSLKVGRQGYAGLPTGRTLKLGSLYASSVNQYTMVITNTSSESITLSGAPNYVILGGSHSDQFSLTQPTSNVLSASATQTFTLTFSPKTLGVKKATLKIVSDDPLSSNFLLNIEVTATPLPGPDINLSYGDNSLTSGVSNLNFATSSGTTQTNQLTIYNIGDQDLTISNTSITGTDSSKFSLSALSGSSTIVSGGSRTISITFAPTSSASYSASFNIQSNDSSSPFQIALNGTGTSGPVPNIKVSYVNNSSITEDATTGTGHTFSFGSILPGASSSSISVTILNSGTANLTLPSTPVTLSGTNQSEFSVTQPPLLTLSPNSSTTFTIKFSPSSNGSKTAKVTLASSNGDLGSASSSAIDLSGVGGSKDVLIQWNNAKEKDVNKSGGGFKVCYKKGSTFTAEGDSGVTCTNVPWTSGSYAPNSKLITFTSTGTYYVKLKSYSTLNTGSAFSSQFSINITGP, from the coding sequence ATGACAATAAAACTCCCCAATTTGCAAAATATTCGATTCTGTTTCTTATTTGTTCTTTTTCTCCTAACGCTTGTGACATGCGACGGGGGAGGAGGCGGTGGACTTAAGTTCTTCCTTGGTGGAGGATCAACTCCTCCAACTGTAACAAACTCTTCCCTAAAGGTAGGAAGACAAGGTTACGCTGGATTGCCGACAGGCAGAACTTTAAAGTTGGGTAGTTTATATGCTAGCAGCGTAAATCAATATACAATGGTAATTACGAATACAAGCTCAGAAAGTATAACGCTCAGTGGTGCTCCAAACTACGTTATTTTAGGCGGAAGTCATTCGGACCAATTCAGCCTAACTCAGCCAACCTCAAACGTTTTAAGCGCTAGCGCGACCCAAACATTCACCCTTACCTTTTCGCCTAAGACCCTCGGTGTAAAAAAGGCGACTTTAAAGATTGTTTCGGACGATCCCTTGAGTTCAAATTTCCTTCTAAATATCGAAGTTACCGCAACTCCTCTACCTGGCCCGGATATCAACTTAAGTTATGGTGATAATTCCCTAACTTCCGGCGTTTCTAATCTGAACTTCGCGACCAGTTCCGGAACCACTCAGACAAATCAATTAACAATCTATAATATAGGCGACCAAGATCTTACTATTTCGAACACAAGCATAACCGGAACAGATAGTTCTAAGTTTAGCCTAAGTGCTTTATCCGGAAGTAGCACAATCGTTTCGGGAGGAAGTAGAACTATCTCGATCACTTTTGCGCCGACTTCTTCTGCCTCATATTCCGCAAGTTTTAATATCCAAAGTAATGATAGTTCTTCTCCTTTCCAAATAGCATTAAACGGCACAGGCACTTCTGGTCCGGTCCCTAATATAAAAGTATCTTACGTAAATAATAGTAGTATTACAGAAGATGCAACAACCGGAACAGGGCATACTTTTAGTTTCGGAAGTATTCTCCCTGGAGCCAGCTCCAGTTCGATCTCTGTTACAATCTTAAATTCAGGGACAGCCAACTTGACTCTGCCTAGCACCCCGGTTACTTTAAGCGGCACAAATCAGAGCGAGTTTTCAGTGACTCAACCTCCACTCTTGACTCTTTCGCCAAATTCTTCCACTACGTTTACGATTAAATTTAGTCCATCTAGCAACGGAAGTAAAACGGCAAAAGTGACTCTCGCATCTTCCAATGGAGATTTGGGTTCTGCATCTTCTTCTGCCATTGATCTTAGCGGAGTCGGTGGTAGTAAGGATGTTTTAATACAATGGAACAATGCAAAAGAAAAGGATGTTAATAAATCCGGCGGAGGTTTTAAAGTCTGTTATAAAAAAGGGTCAACCTTTACGGCAGAAGGAGACTCCGGAGTAACTTGCACAAATGTTCCTTGGACAAGCGGTTCTTACGCTCCAAATAGCAAATTAATAACCTTCACCTCTACCGGAACATATTACGTTAAGTTAAAGTCTTACTCGACTTTAAATACAGGTTCCGCTTTTTCTTCTCAATTCTCTATCAATATTACTGGTCCATAA
- a CDS encoding TetR/AcrR family transcriptional regulator translates to MGTREQTRELVLEAAESLFLAKGLLDVSMEEIAAKATCTRRNLYRYFDTKEALSIAVLRKLLSPWNDFQLQTFEKLRSSNLSGKEELVSFLKTLAKYLETHKPLLRFTAEFDFVFRERGSFQLDASSEESLFAEFLFTEKLIIQILEKGEGDRSLSIPSSLAILVPTITTVLWSLGQRVALRETLIPREFGVNGMELVQTQIDLLVLALEMKEGLGEKKEN, encoded by the coding sequence GTGGGAACAAGGGAGCAAACCAGAGAACTTGTATTAGAAGCCGCAGAATCGCTGTTTTTAGCCAAAGGACTCCTGGATGTTTCTATGGAGGAGATTGCCGCCAAAGCAACTTGCACCAGGCGAAATCTGTACCGTTATTTTGATACAAAAGAAGCACTCAGTATCGCGGTTCTTCGTAAACTTCTTTCTCCTTGGAATGATTTTCAGCTCCAAACATTTGAAAAGCTGAGAAGTTCCAATCTTTCCGGTAAGGAAGAGCTTGTTTCCTTTCTCAAAACTCTAGCTAAATATTTAGAAACTCATAAACCTTTACTACGTTTTACTGCAGAGTTCGACTTTGTATTCAGAGAGCGTGGTTCTTTTCAATTGGATGCTTCTTCGGAAGAGTCACTATTCGCAGAGTTCCTATTCACCGAAAAACTTATCATACAAATTTTAGAAAAGGGGGAAGGGGATAGAAGTCTTAGTATCCCTTCTTCCTTAGCAATACTAGTTCCTACAATTACAACAGTTCTTTGGAGCCTTGGGCAGAGAGTCGCTCTTAGAGAAACTTTGATCCCAAGAGAATTCGGCGTGAATGGTATGGAGCTTGTACAAACACAAATTGATCTATTGGTGCTTGCGTTAGAAATGAAAGAAGGCCTCGGAGAAAAGAAGGAGAATTAA